TAGCAGTGGGCGAATTGGCGAAAAGGGGCGTGGGAACACCCCCCGTCCCTTTTGCCTTTCTCCAGTTTGGCAGCGGTGGACGCTATGAACAGGCACTCATCAGCGATCAGGACAACGGTCTCGTCTACCTGCTCCCCGATTATCTGGATGTGGCCAGTATAGAGAAAGTTCACAGCTTTTTTCACCTCTTGGGGGCGACGATCGTACAAGGTCTGGAGGAAGCTGGCTATCCTCCTTGCCAAGGAAATGTGACTTGCGTTTCACAAAAATGGCGGGGCAGTGTCGAACAATGGATCGAACGTCTGAACGGTTGGGCCTCTCACCCCATCTGGGAAAATGCCCGTTATTTGCTGCTCGCCAGTGACGCCCGTGTGCTTTGGGGCGAATCGGCTATTTTCCAACCTGTTTTGGATCATTTTCGTCGCATGCTCGCCCACAACGCTTTTCTGATGAGCCGACTCGTGAGCAACACCTTGCATTATCGGGTGCCTCTCGGATTGTTTGGCCGGATTTTACCAGAGGTCAACGGTCGCTTTCGTGGCGCCATCAATTTGAAGTACGGTGTCTATCTGCCCATCGTCAATTGTGTTCGCCATTTCGCCTTATCCAATGGGATTTTTTGCAGCTCGACGCTCGAACGGCTATCTTTGCTGCGAGAAAAAGGCGTGTGGTCTAAAAGCTTTTGCGATGAAGTGGAAAACCACTTCCGTCCATTACTCGGCTTGCGTCTGATCGCTCCACTCCACTGGGAGGACGGACAATACACCAGCAACAGCTACATCAAACTAAGAGAACTGTCAGCCGACACCACCGTCATGGCGAGAGGGGCCATGAAATTGGCTATTCGTCTGCAGCGGATGACAGCAAAGCTCCCATCCGTCTCTGAGGGGTAGGAGGGAACATCTTTGGCAAAATGGGATCTATTTGGGCGTTTATGGCACATGAATCGTGATACAGCAGGAGCCCAGGGAGATTGGAAAATCGGGCACAACGACGGCGACAAGCACCACCTCGC
This is a stretch of genomic DNA from Brevibacillus choshinensis. It encodes these proteins:
- a CDS encoding DUF294 nucleotidyltransferase-like domain-containing protein, with amino-acid sequence MTLANMGDTAIPNFSSQNAYNPLQPPKRVPLTLSPEQLERISKAETFRELSLIRQELLDTTPLRSLNRAGEIAPFAIVVNLIHDSIIRQSILLAVGELAKRGVGTPPVPFAFLQFGSGGRYEQALISDQDNGLVYLLPDYLDVASIEKVHSFFHLLGATIVQGLEEAGYPPCQGNVTCVSQKWRGSVEQWIERLNGWASHPIWENARYLLLASDARVLWGESAIFQPVLDHFRRMLAHNAFLMSRLVSNTLHYRVPLGLFGRILPEVNGRFRGAINLKYGVYLPIVNCVRHFALSNGIFCSSTLERLSLLREKGVWSKSFCDEVENHFRPLLGLRLIAPLHWEDGQYTSNSYIKLRELSADTTVMARGAMKLAIRLQRMTAKLPSVSEG